TAGGCCTGTGTGATTCCAAAGGGAGTCCATCAGTTATTTTCAATGCAAAGGGAATCATCAGTTATGTTTAATCCATTTTAAACGCTAACGTGTTCTGAAGAAAAGCAAAGAAGGCACTTACAATCCAACCATGACTTTGAATGCATCATAAATTCCCCACTGAGCTCCAGTAAGAGTACCGATCATGACAATACGAAGGGGTAGACCACGAGTGAAGAGACCCCAGAGGCCAAGCTTCTTAACAGCCTGCAGAAGCATATACAGTGAGTAATCATTGAAGAACAGAACAAATGAGGGTAAAAAAAAGAACTAAACCATCTTAAGAAGGGAATAGGTAGAATGTGCTTACATCACCCACTGTAGCACCCTTAGCATTGTTCAGGAAAGAGACCAAGTTATCTGCCGGGTGAGAAACAATGGCGCAGAAGACACCAGCAACATAGCCACCAGCAAAGCTGATACCCAACTGGAAAGATTTGCTACACTCTGACTTCGGAACAGGAACAGCATGCTTGTAGATAAGTTCAACAATGGTCTCAAATGACGCAAACTTCATCATTGTATCTGAACAAAATCATGAAAACATATAAGTGTGTGAGAGAAGCACAAAGTATTCAACACGAATATCAAGTCGAACTGCTGAAGCGCAAATGATTATGTAGTAGAGAAATAGGTGCTGCACATTAAAATTTATCCCCAAAAGGTTATTTAAAAACTATTAAAGAGGAGAACAACTATGTTTCCTTTTGAAGTCCACAACCACATATCCGTAATTCTGTAGTGTCAACTGTCAAAGGAATGAGGCACTTATGTAGACTTTTAGTGCATAAAACATGTCCATGGTATGAAATCAAGCAATGCCACAGCGAGTAATACCATGAGAGCCTTTTTCTCATCTTGaaataaaaggggggggggggtctacTTTCTTCAAGAAGCATTTTGAGAAATCATAGCTTTGACACTAGTAATATAGTGGAAGTTGACTAAGGTTCATTAACTTATTTCTTCACTGTGCCAGTAGAATCACATTGTTGCTTACCAGAAAATAATTGCAATGGGAACATGTCAATCACAACAATTTTTTGCTATCTAGAACAATGTGGATATTAAAATAAAGGCAAGAAACTTTCATATAGAAAAAGCTGGTCTACTCCAATATGCCTTTATATAAAAGAGATTAATAAAGATGGCCAGTTTTGATCTCACTGAAATTAGACTAGTAAGACCTATCAAGGCAAGTTTTGAACTAGTGCATAACATATTTATCAAAGCTATTCCAAAGGGAAgatagaaaaagaaacaaaaactaaCGAGGGATAAACTAATTGAGAGAAACATGACATGTAGGTTATGACTGACTTTGATTTGGAAAAGCATAATGTGAAGTAGACGAAAGTTGTCAAATAGAAGAGACAGTAGATACTCAGATTTaaacaagtcacccttagataAATTTAAACAATGAATGGGAGGGTGTCTAACCATCTAATAGTGACTAGACAGTAAATAAACTGAAGCATAATTCAGCAGTCCTATTCTGATGACTATAAGCAGCACACTCTTATAAGTAAAGAAAGATAGGGCCATTAACATGAAAGGCTGTCAAAAGTGCCAAAACATACAACTGCGAAGGGGAAAAAACATCACATAATAACAGAACAAATAAGATATCCAGATCTACTTACAAGGAATCTGACGACCCCAGAGAGGGACAATTCCCTTGTAAAGCCTGCAGGTTTGAAAACAAAATATTGTTACACCACAGAActgaatgaaaaaaataattcaaCTAAAATTTAAAGAAAATAAGGTGAAATACTAACCCCAGGGCACCCTCAGATCTAATGAACTTAGGAAGCCCATCACTGAGCCCACGAGCGAAACCAGGCTGTGTCTGCACACGGACCTTCACAGCTTCGAAGGGGCAGAGAGCCACATCAGCAATCACCTCAGCAGAAGCCGATCCAGCAAGGTATATCAAGGTCTTGTATTTCTGAGCATACTCAGGCCCTGCAATATCTGAGTAGTACTTCTTGAAGAACTCATAGAATCCAAACTTGCAAGCTCCCTGAGCACTGTAACCAAGCAGGGTGGGCACCCATCCCCTGAAGAAGCCCCTCACTCCTTGCTCCTGGGCTAGAACTCCAAACCCAGATGTGATGCTCTTGTATTTCGCTGGATTGATCTGGAACATCAATCAAGATGGTAGTGTCAAAAACCATATACCCCATTCTTCTGCTGGTGACAGATTAAACAATCAAATTAAACTTATCTATCAAGTATCAATGAACTATATATTCACGTAACTACTGCACAGTAAATTACAAAACCAAGCATTTCAATTTGAGATACCACATTATCCATATAACCATATTGACTACACTACCACAGTAATCAGGGAAACAATTTCACAGGATACGTTATTATCCTATAAACCAGTTGGTTACTAGACACTAGACAAAAGTACAACACAATCAGTCATGGTTCGACTAAGCAAGTGCCAAATGCCAAAAATGCACGGAATCTACACTGCTTTAACACGCAGATCTAACCATGAATGGCTTGGCTACTACTACATAACTCAGTGGATTCTTCACTAGCATCAGCAGAGCATACGTTAAGTAAACACTGGTGACAGCAATTAAACAAAGAGCAAATTTTGAATCGGGGATCTACGGGAATGGTATTCGGCGCCGACGGATCTAACAAAGCTCAGCCCGATTCGTAACGCCAGGAGCAGCAACGTGCTGGATCTGCCCCCACACCCACCCAGCACAAACCACAAACCTGCATGTTGCACTTGACGAGGTCGAGCGGCGTGACGGCCATGTGGGTGAGCCCGCAGCTGGCGATGCCTCCGGCCGTGCAGGCGGCGTAGAACGCCGGCGAGTACATCTCGATCTTCTCCTTGGGCGCCTGGATCGGGAACGACGGGGCACCACCGCTTCCCGGGGCcgcggcgggcgaggagggAAAGCGGGAGGCGCCGGCGAAGGACCGCGCCGCCGACGGGGCGTAGAGGAAGCTCGGTAGGAGCGACTCGCGGGAGCGGTCGGAGAGCGCCATTGCCGCCGAGATTTGGAGGGTTTGCTCGGCTGGGCCAATCCtctcggcggtggcggtgctctCTGCGCTGCGCTCTCCCGGTCGCGTGGGTTTGGCGAAGGGGAATGggagagggagcggcggcggagtccAGGTCCCTGATCTATTTCGGCGGCCGGGACGATGCGCGCTTTGCTGGGAGTGGGGCCCAGTGTACAGTGGGCCCCGGTGGCAGTGAGTGTTTGCTTGACGTATTCTCGGGTTGTGTGCGTTGCGATTTGGCTTGGCGCCTTTGCTTGCCTGTGTTTCACACTTTTGTATGTCACCTATCATGCAAAAAATGATATGTGATTGGTTTGAAGTGTAAATCACATGATTGGTTTGCGGCATCCACGTTTCCGCGTGGATTTACTTTTAGGTTTAAATGTAAATAAATCGCATGAGTTGTACTGCTTCTGTTTCATTGGGAAGTTTTGCTACAAAATTCTCCTAAAAATTATAATGAAAAGCTGTGTTTTAAAGTTGTTCGAAGAAGTTTGCCATAAAAAATGGAAACAAGGTATTTTTCATCTCttaagtattgcaaaagtgtgacattcataccttatatttcatttggtgcaaattaatcccttaactaactaaaccgGCACATTTATCATCACACTTTAGTTTAACAATGATTTAGTATATCTAATGACAATTTTATGCCAAATAATCATCTGACTAATGGTGAGTGATGTAATATGCTAAGTCGAAATATAAAGCCCATAAACAAATTCAATAAATCCTCTAAATTGGGCTACGCTATAAAAATTGTATCAAAAAATTTAACGAAACCGATTCACACCAAACCATTATAGCGATTGACTTAACATTAGACGTGGCTAAGCAAAGATTAGTAAATGATTACATGGCATAAATTGATGTTATATGCATGACACTAAACCATTGTTAAATTAAGATGGGGATGATAGATGCACCGGTTTAGTTAATTAAGGGGTTGATTTACACCAAATAAAACATGAGGGATGAatatcacacttttgcaatacttgagggATAGAAAATACATTTTTTCCTAAAAATTATGTGAACAAGTTATACAACTTTAAAAATTGGTAAAAGATCTCCGTAAAAAGTTATCCTACCTAGGAAATTTTCTATAGAAGTTTTACTACAAAGATCCCCTAATATGTTCTCCAAAAAAGTTGTACTTAAGGTTGTTCATAGAAGTTATACCTAAAAGTTATATGCATAAGTTATAACTTAAATACCTAATTATGAGAAAATTTTACATATAAAAGACACCAGCTTGTCGAAATATGGTGTACAAATAGCCATCCTAGTGCGCTAACCAGCAAGATCCAAAGTCTTTTTGGGTTTGTGCTACCGAACCTATGTTCACAAGAATGAGAGTGTGATGGTGTTATTTTACACGAGAGATGCAAAACAATAGGCACACTGTAACATCCTGAGTAGAATCGTGTTAGAACAGCTTTCCATAAATTGCAAATAagctcggcaaaaaaaaaatggcaaatggagcCTCATCCTGCCAATCCAAAAATTGTAACATGCTGGTCATGCTTTATAATGATTGTTCGAATTCACTAGTGCCTCAGACTTGCATTCAACCTGACTATTAAGGTCATGTCCACAGTATTCGCTTGTAAAATTATCACTTCAGAAATAATGTTTATATTTTAGGGTTTAAGTTAGCATGGTTACCTTAAACAAGCACAATAgcttaatttttttcttctctcgctattcttctctttttatgTAAACGGATATATTCAAAACATATTTTTTAGAGTCGCACAGTCTTCACTTGCAAAACTTACTGATAATGTAGCACATCTAGAAAATATCAAAAACAAATATATGTGTTATAAACTCGCTGTAGAAAAGAGAATAAGCTTGCGACATCCAAACCGTAGT
Above is a genomic segment from Setaria viridis chromosome 4, Setaria_viridis_v4.0, whole genome shotgun sequence containing:
- the LOC117852957 gene encoding mitochondrial phosphate carrier protein 3, mitochondrial, whose protein sequence is MALSDRSRESLLPSFLYAPSAARSFAGASRFPSSPAAAPGSGGAPSFPIQAPKEKIEMYSPAFYAACTAGGIASCGLTHMAVTPLDLVKCNMQINPAKYKSITSGFGVLAQEQGVRGFFRGWVPTLLGYSAQGACKFGFYEFFKKYYSDIAGPEYAQKYKTLIYLAGSASAEVIADVALCPFEAVKVRVQTQPGFARGLSDGLPKFIRSEGALGLYKGIVPLWGRQIPYTMMKFASFETIVELIYKHAVPVPKSECSKSFQLGISFAGGYVAGVFCAIVSHPADNLVSFLNNAKGATVGDAVKKLGLWGLFTRGLPLRIVMIGTLTGAQWGIYDAFKVMVGLPTTGGVTPAPAPTTEEAALKASA